The Zingiber officinale cultivar Zhangliang chromosome 9A, Zo_v1.1, whole genome shotgun sequence genome window below encodes:
- the LOC122019566 gene encoding uncharacterized protein LOC122019566 has protein sequence MGFRPLALHMIPWCFHVAGCDGATDTAIDPPSSKRSVRLLGADGRIRLYHLPIAAGDLMAAHPLHLLCRSDALVIGQPVPCLAPAEFLLPGRTYFLLPSHLFRPAAALSFASLAACLSDYLKRSGGCSALRPIEILKTSSGKLQVRVPDECLERLAAEAAAEEKRGRRVCTTEELAKDYRQLVRCRSWKPKLEMIDESERRGGRGGAVFGGIGRRKRIAQD, from the coding sequence ATGGGCTTCCGACCCCTCGCTCTCCATATGATCCCGTGGTGCTTCCACGTGGCCGGCTGCGACGGCGCTACCGACACTGCCATCGATCCTCCGTCGTCCAAGAGATCCGTCCGCCTCCTGGGCGCTGACGGCCGGATCCGTCTCTACCACCTCCCAATTGCTGCCGGCGATCTCATGGCCGCCCACCCCCTCCACCTCCTCTGCCGCTCCGATGCCCTCGTCATCGGCCAGCCTGTCCCCTGCCTCGCCCCCGCCGAGTTCCTCCTCCCCGGACGCACCTACTTCCTCCTCCCCTCTCATTTATTCCGCCCCGCCGCCGCCCTGTCCTTCGCCTCCCTCGCCGCCTGCCTCAGCGACTACCTCAAGCGATCCGGCGGGTGCTCGGCGTTGCGTCCGATCGAGATCCTGAAGACGTCCTCCGGCAAGCTCCAGGTCCGCGTGCCCGACGAGTGCCTGGAGCGGCTGGCGGCGGAGGCGGccgcagaggagaagagagggcGGAGGGTGTGCACGACGGAGGAGCTGGCCAAGGACTACAGGCAATTGGTGAGGTGCCGGTCGTGGAAGCCGAAGCTGGAGATGATCGACGAGTCGGAGAGGAGGGGCGGCCGCGGCGGCGCGGTGTTTGGAGGGATCGGGCGGAGGAAGAGGATCGCCCAAGACTGA
- the LOC122018882 gene encoding retinoblastoma-related protein-like isoform X3 has product MVGALGFRREKRFDLTSAASGMEDVKPSIASLADDRGEMEARFADLLKSKLTLDESIVRQAIVLFKESKHILLANMSAIGSGSPEEIERFWSAFVLYSVTKLSKGRFKQDKDENCITLCQILRIFKLNVVDFFKEMPQFCLKAGHILSGLYGLDWEKRLEVKELQANIVHLCLLSRYYKRAYQELFMHTDSNNGHDSAISAGSKGCISDYHQFGWLLFLALRMHAFGHFKDLVTCTNGLVSILAILILHVPIHARMFRIQDSPIFAKKSDKGVNLLASLCDKYDASEDELRRILEMTNNLIVDILKKKPCAASDVKSECLAYIDTAGLTYFDELLGEKSLQSNILIFEKNYNDAILKGELDERMFVNDEDSLIGSGSLSGGVINMCGTKRKYDIFASPAKSITGPMSPPCSPGSPLNRSLIGCSKLAPVTPVSSAMTMAKWLRNIISPLPSKPSAELLHFLSTCDKDLTSDITQRASIILGAIFPCSSFGDRCTSGGMQSAAQMDSLWAEQRKLEALKLYYRVLEAMCRAESHILHGNQNRDPRSPKKACNEYRNVLIERNFLASPSKDRSFNSPKSKAPPLQSSFASPTRPSPTGGGETCAEAGINIFFSKITKLAAIRIKSLSERLQLSQQISEHVYFLIQQILAHRTVLFFKRHIDQLILCCFYGVAKIFQLSLTFKEIIYNYRKQPQCKPQVFRSVFIHWPSTSRSGKTGQEHVDIITFYNEVFVPSVKPLLVELGSTSVSSRSKKSTEEKISSDSQIPGSPMLSSFPHLPDMSPKKVSAVHNVYVSPLRSSKIDALLSPSSKSYYACVGESTHAFQSPSKDLSAINNRLNCGRKVNGRLNFDVVSDFVVARSLQNGGPVSPGTAAPAPVVNIAVKAEQPDS; this is encoded by the exons ATGGTTGGTGCGTTAGGGTTTCGGAGGGAAAAAAGATTTGACTTGACAAGTGCCGCTTCTGGTATGGAAGACGTGAAGCCGTCGATTGCGTCGCTTGCAGACGACCGTGGTGAAATGGAAGCTCGATTTGCTGATCTGCTGAAG AGCAAGCTCACTCTTGACGAGAGTATAGTTAGGCAGGCAATAGTTCTATTCAAGGAAAGCAAACACATCCTCTTGGCAAATATGTCAGCAATAGGAAGTGGATCG CCTGAGGAGATCGAGAGGTTTTGGTCTGCATTTGTACTGTACAGTGTGACGAAGCTCAGCAAGGGAAGATTTAAGCAAGATAAGGATGAAAATTGCATCACCCTCTGTCAGATACTCAGAATATTTAAGCTGAA TGTTGTGGATTTCTTTAAAGAGATGCCACAATTTTGTCTGAAGGCAGGCCACATTTTAAGTGGTTTGTATGGCTTAGATTGGGAGAAGAGGCTTGAG GTAAAAGAGCTACAGGCAAACATTGTCCACTTGTGTCTTCTTAGCAG GTACTATAAGCGGGCATACCAGGAGTTGTTCATGCATACTGATTCAAATAATGGTCATGATTCAGCGATTTCTGCTGGTTCAAAGGGATGCATTTCTGATTACCATCAATTTGGATGGTTGTTATTTTTAGCTCTTCGTATGCATGCATTTGGTCACTTCAAGGATCTTGTGACGTGTACTAATGGATTAGTTTCAATCCTG GCTATACTTATTCTTCATGTGCCCATCCATGCCAGGATGTTTAGAATTCAAGATTCACCAATTTTTG CTAAAAAATCTGACAAAGGTGTCAACCTTTTAGCCTCTCTATGTGACAAATATGATGCTTCGGAGGATGAATTGAGAAGAATATTGGAAATGACAAATAACTTGATAGTGGATATCTTGAAGAAAAAACCATGCGCAGCTTCAGATGTAAAGAGTGAATGCCTGGCTTACATTGACACAG CTGGTTTGACCTATTTTGATGAACTATTGGGGGAAAAATCACTACAGTCAAATATACTTATCTTTGAGAAAAATTACAATGATGCAATCCTTAAAGGAGAACTGGATGAGAGAATGTTTGTTAATGATGAGGACAGTCTAATTGGCAGTGGAAGCTTGTCTGGGGGTGTCATTAACATGTGCGGAACAAAG AGAAAGTATGACATATTTGCTTCACCAGCAAAGTCCATTACCGGCCCAATGTCTCCTCCATGTTCTCCTGGTTCACCCTTGAACAGAAGTCTTATTGGGTGCAGTAAGTTGGCTCCTGTTACGCCAGTTAGCTCTGCCATGACTATGGCAAAGTGGCTTCGAAACATTATATCTCCTCTTCCTTCAAAACCTTCAGCAGAGCTTCTACATTTCCTTTCAACATGTGACAAGGATTTAACGAGTGATATTACACAACGGGCCAGCATTATTCTTGGAGCAATTTTTCCATGTTCTTCATTTGGAGATAGGTGTACTTCGGGAGGTATGCAAAGTGCTGCTCAGATGGATAGCTTATGGGCCGAGCAGAGAAAGTTGGAGGCACTTAAGTTATACTACAGGGTTTTGGAGGCAATGTGTAGAGCAGAGTCACATATTCTTCATGGAA ACCAAAACAGGGATCCCAGATCTCCCAAGAAAGCatgcaatgaatacagaaatgtGCTTATAGAACGCAATTTCCTAGCATCGCCGTCCAAGGATCGTTCCTTCAACAGTCCCAAATCTAAAGCACCTCCTCTGCAGTCTTCTTTTGCAAG TCCAACACGTCCAAGTCCCACTGGAGGAGGGGAAACTTGTGCTGAAGCAGGGATCAACATCTTTTTTAGTAAG ATCACAAAGCTTGCAGCCATCAGAATCAAAAGTTTGAGTGAAAGGCTTCAGTTGTCCCAGCAAATCTCGGAACATGTCTATTTTCTCATTCAGCAGATCCTTGCTCATCGTACTGTCCTATTTTTCAAACGACATATTGATCAGTTAATTCTTTGTTGCTTCTATGGAGTTGCTAAG ATTTTTCAACTCAGCTTAACCTTTAAAGAGATCATCTACAACTACAGAAAGCAGCCACAATGCAAACCTCAAGTCTTTCGAAGTGTTTTCATTCACTGGCCATCAACTAGCCGAAGCGGA AAGACAGGACAGGAGCATGTAGATATTATTACCTTTTACaatgaggtatttgttccttctGTGAAGCCCTTGTTGGTTGAACTGGGGTCAACCAGTGTGAGTAGCAGAAGCAAGAAATCCACTGAAGAGAAAATTAGTTCTGATA GCCAAATTCCAGGGTCACCTATGTTGTCCTCATTTCCACACCTTCCAGACATGTCGCCAAAGAAAGTTTCTGCTGTCCACAATGTTTATGTTTCCCCTCTGCGATCATCAAAG ATCGATGCCTTGCTCTCACCGAGTTCAAAGAGTTACTATGCATGTGTTGGCGAAAGTACACATGCTTTCCAGAGTCCTTCAAAAGATCTGTCAGCCATCAATAATCGTTTAAACTG TGGAAGAAAGGTCAATGGCAGACTCAACTTTGATGTGGTAAGCGACTTTGTTGTTGCTAGGAGTCTCCAAAATGGTGGTCCTGTCTCTCCAGGAACTGCTGCTCCAGCTCCTGTAGTAAACATAGCTGTAAAAGCAGAGCAACCTGATAGTTGA
- the LOC122018882 gene encoding retinoblastoma-related protein-like isoform X1 codes for MVGALGFRREKRFDLTSAASGMEDVKPSIASLADDRGEMEARFADLLKSKLTLDESIVRQAIVLFKESKHILLANMSAIGSGSPEEIERFWSAFVLYSVTKLSKGRFKQDKDENCITLCQILRIFKLNVVDFFKEMPQFCLKAGHILSGLYGLDWEKRLEVKELQANIVHLCLLSRYYKRAYQELFMHTDSNNGHDSAISAGSKGCISDYHQFGWLLFLALRMHAFGHFKDLVTCTNGLVSILAILILHVPIHARMFRIQDSPIFAKKSDKGVNLLASLCDKYDASEDELRRILEMTNNLIVDILKKKPCAASDVKSECLAYIDTAGLTYFDELLGEKSLQSNILIFEKNYNDAILKGELDERMFVNDEDSLIGSGSLSGGVINMCGTKRKYDIFASPAKSITGPMSPPCSPGSPLNRSLIGCSKLAPVTPVSSAMTMAKWLRNIISPLPSKPSAELLHFLSTCDKDLTSDITQRASIILGAIFPCSSFGDRCTSGGMQSAAQMDSLWAEQRKLEALKLYYRVLEAMCRAESHILHGSNLTSLLSNERFHRCMLACSAELVLTAHKTVSLMFPAVLEKTGITAFDLSKVIESFVRHEESLPRELKRHLNSLEERLLESMAWEKGSTMYNSLVVARPSLSPEINRLGLLAEPMPSLDTIAENCNVSAGGFQLPFQKCEHAIDQNRDPRSPKKACNEYRNVLIERNFLASPSKDRSFNSPKSKAPPLQSSFASPTRPSPTGGGETCAEAGINIFFSKITKLAAIRIKSLSERLQLSQQISEHVYFLIQQILAHRTVLFFKRHIDQLILCCFYGVAKIFQLSLTFKEIIYNYRKQPQCKPQVFRSVFIHWPSTSRSGKTGQEHVDIITFYNEVFVPSVKPLLVELGSTSVSSRSKKSTEEKISSDSQIPGSPMLSSFPHLPDMSPKKVSAVHNVYVSPLRSSKIDALLSPSSKSYYACVGESTHAFQSPSKDLSAINNRLNCGRKVNGRLNFDVVSDFVVARSLQNGGPVSPGTAAPAPVVNIAVKAEQPDS; via the exons ATGGTTGGTGCGTTAGGGTTTCGGAGGGAAAAAAGATTTGACTTGACAAGTGCCGCTTCTGGTATGGAAGACGTGAAGCCGTCGATTGCGTCGCTTGCAGACGACCGTGGTGAAATGGAAGCTCGATTTGCTGATCTGCTGAAG AGCAAGCTCACTCTTGACGAGAGTATAGTTAGGCAGGCAATAGTTCTATTCAAGGAAAGCAAACACATCCTCTTGGCAAATATGTCAGCAATAGGAAGTGGATCG CCTGAGGAGATCGAGAGGTTTTGGTCTGCATTTGTACTGTACAGTGTGACGAAGCTCAGCAAGGGAAGATTTAAGCAAGATAAGGATGAAAATTGCATCACCCTCTGTCAGATACTCAGAATATTTAAGCTGAA TGTTGTGGATTTCTTTAAAGAGATGCCACAATTTTGTCTGAAGGCAGGCCACATTTTAAGTGGTTTGTATGGCTTAGATTGGGAGAAGAGGCTTGAG GTAAAAGAGCTACAGGCAAACATTGTCCACTTGTGTCTTCTTAGCAG GTACTATAAGCGGGCATACCAGGAGTTGTTCATGCATACTGATTCAAATAATGGTCATGATTCAGCGATTTCTGCTGGTTCAAAGGGATGCATTTCTGATTACCATCAATTTGGATGGTTGTTATTTTTAGCTCTTCGTATGCATGCATTTGGTCACTTCAAGGATCTTGTGACGTGTACTAATGGATTAGTTTCAATCCTG GCTATACTTATTCTTCATGTGCCCATCCATGCCAGGATGTTTAGAATTCAAGATTCACCAATTTTTG CTAAAAAATCTGACAAAGGTGTCAACCTTTTAGCCTCTCTATGTGACAAATATGATGCTTCGGAGGATGAATTGAGAAGAATATTGGAAATGACAAATAACTTGATAGTGGATATCTTGAAGAAAAAACCATGCGCAGCTTCAGATGTAAAGAGTGAATGCCTGGCTTACATTGACACAG CTGGTTTGACCTATTTTGATGAACTATTGGGGGAAAAATCACTACAGTCAAATATACTTATCTTTGAGAAAAATTACAATGATGCAATCCTTAAAGGAGAACTGGATGAGAGAATGTTTGTTAATGATGAGGACAGTCTAATTGGCAGTGGAAGCTTGTCTGGGGGTGTCATTAACATGTGCGGAACAAAG AGAAAGTATGACATATTTGCTTCACCAGCAAAGTCCATTACCGGCCCAATGTCTCCTCCATGTTCTCCTGGTTCACCCTTGAACAGAAGTCTTATTGGGTGCAGTAAGTTGGCTCCTGTTACGCCAGTTAGCTCTGCCATGACTATGGCAAAGTGGCTTCGAAACATTATATCTCCTCTTCCTTCAAAACCTTCAGCAGAGCTTCTACATTTCCTTTCAACATGTGACAAGGATTTAACGAGTGATATTACACAACGGGCCAGCATTATTCTTGGAGCAATTTTTCCATGTTCTTCATTTGGAGATAGGTGTACTTCGGGAGGTATGCAAAGTGCTGCTCAGATGGATAGCTTATGGGCCGAGCAGAGAAAGTTGGAGGCACTTAAGTTATACTACAGGGTTTTGGAGGCAATGTGTAGAGCAGAGTCACATATTCTTCATGGAAGTAATCTTACTTCATTGTTATCAAATGAACGGTTTCACCGTTGCATGCTTGCTTGTTCAGCTGAACTGGTTTTGACTGCACATAAAACTGTTTCTTTGATGTTTCCTGCTGTTTTGGAGAAAACTGGCATTACAGCTTTTGATTTGAGTAAGGTAATTGAAAGTTTTGTCCGCCATGAAGAAAGTCTTCCACGGGAGTTAAAAAGACATTTAAATTCCTTAGAAGAGAGGCTATTAGAAAGCATGGCATGGGAAAAAGGTTCCACAATGTACAATTCTTTGGTAGTAGCAAGACCATCTCTCTCTCCAGAAATAAATCGTTTAGGACTATTAGCTGAACCAATGCCTTCTCTAGATACTATTGCTGAGAATTGTAATGTTTCTGCTGGAGGCTTTCAGTTACCTTTCCAGAAGTGTGAGCATGCCATTG ACCAAAACAGGGATCCCAGATCTCCCAAGAAAGCatgcaatgaatacagaaatgtGCTTATAGAACGCAATTTCCTAGCATCGCCGTCCAAGGATCGTTCCTTCAACAGTCCCAAATCTAAAGCACCTCCTCTGCAGTCTTCTTTTGCAAG TCCAACACGTCCAAGTCCCACTGGAGGAGGGGAAACTTGTGCTGAAGCAGGGATCAACATCTTTTTTAGTAAG ATCACAAAGCTTGCAGCCATCAGAATCAAAAGTTTGAGTGAAAGGCTTCAGTTGTCCCAGCAAATCTCGGAACATGTCTATTTTCTCATTCAGCAGATCCTTGCTCATCGTACTGTCCTATTTTTCAAACGACATATTGATCAGTTAATTCTTTGTTGCTTCTATGGAGTTGCTAAG ATTTTTCAACTCAGCTTAACCTTTAAAGAGATCATCTACAACTACAGAAAGCAGCCACAATGCAAACCTCAAGTCTTTCGAAGTGTTTTCATTCACTGGCCATCAACTAGCCGAAGCGGA AAGACAGGACAGGAGCATGTAGATATTATTACCTTTTACaatgaggtatttgttccttctGTGAAGCCCTTGTTGGTTGAACTGGGGTCAACCAGTGTGAGTAGCAGAAGCAAGAAATCCACTGAAGAGAAAATTAGTTCTGATA GCCAAATTCCAGGGTCACCTATGTTGTCCTCATTTCCACACCTTCCAGACATGTCGCCAAAGAAAGTTTCTGCTGTCCACAATGTTTATGTTTCCCCTCTGCGATCATCAAAG ATCGATGCCTTGCTCTCACCGAGTTCAAAGAGTTACTATGCATGTGTTGGCGAAAGTACACATGCTTTCCAGAGTCCTTCAAAAGATCTGTCAGCCATCAATAATCGTTTAAACTG TGGAAGAAAGGTCAATGGCAGACTCAACTTTGATGTGGTAAGCGACTTTGTTGTTGCTAGGAGTCTCCAAAATGGTGGTCCTGTCTCTCCAGGAACTGCTGCTCCAGCTCCTGTAGTAAACATAGCTGTAAAAGCAGAGCAACCTGATAGTTGA
- the LOC122018882 gene encoding retinoblastoma-related protein-like isoform X2, giving the protein MVGALGFRREKRFDLTSAASGMEDVKPSIASLADDRGEMEARFADLLKSKLTLDESIVRQAIVLFKESKHILLANMSAIGSGSPEEIERFWSAFVLYSVTKLSKGRFKQDKDENCITLCQILRIFKLNVVDFFKEMPQFCLKAGHILSGLYGLDWEKRLEVKELQANIVHLCLLSRYYKRAYQELFMHTDSNNGHDSAISAGSKGCISDYHQFGWLLFLALRMHAFGHFKDLVTCTNGLVSILAILILHVPIHARMFRIQDSPIFAKKSDKGVNLLASLCDKYDASEDELRRILEMTNNLIVDILKKKPCAASDVKSECLAYIDTAGLTYFDELLGEKSLQSNILIFEKNYNDAILKGELDERMFVNDEDSLIGSGSLSGGVINMCGTKRKYDIFASPAKSITGPMSPPCSPGSPLNRSLIGCSKLAPVTPVSSAMTMAKWLRNIISPLPSKPSAELLHFLSTCDKDLTSDITQRASIILGAIFPCSSFGDRCTSGGMQSAAQMDSLWAEQRKLEALKLYYRVLEAMCRAESHILHGSNLTSLLSNERFHRCMLACSAELVLTAHKTVSLMFPAVLEKTGITAFDLSKVIESFVRHEESLPRELKRHLNSLEERLLESMAWEKGSTMYNSLVVARPSLSPEINRLGLLAEPMPSLDTIAENCNVSAGGFQLPFQKCEHAIDQNRDPRSPKKACNEYRNVLIERNFLASPSKDRSFNSPKSKAPPLQSSFASPTRPSPTGGGETCAEAGINIFFSKITKLAAIRIKSLSERLQLSQQISEHVYFLIQQILAHRTVLFFKRHIDQLILCCFYGVAKIFQLSLTFKEIIYNYRKQPQCKPQVFRSVFIHWPSTSRSGTGQEHVDIITFYNEVFVPSVKPLLVELGSTSVSSRSKKSTEEKISSDSQIPGSPMLSSFPHLPDMSPKKVSAVHNVYVSPLRSSKIDALLSPSSKSYYACVGESTHAFQSPSKDLSAINNRLNCGRKVNGRLNFDVVSDFVVARSLQNGGPVSPGTAAPAPVVNIAVKAEQPDS; this is encoded by the exons ATGGTTGGTGCGTTAGGGTTTCGGAGGGAAAAAAGATTTGACTTGACAAGTGCCGCTTCTGGTATGGAAGACGTGAAGCCGTCGATTGCGTCGCTTGCAGACGACCGTGGTGAAATGGAAGCTCGATTTGCTGATCTGCTGAAG AGCAAGCTCACTCTTGACGAGAGTATAGTTAGGCAGGCAATAGTTCTATTCAAGGAAAGCAAACACATCCTCTTGGCAAATATGTCAGCAATAGGAAGTGGATCG CCTGAGGAGATCGAGAGGTTTTGGTCTGCATTTGTACTGTACAGTGTGACGAAGCTCAGCAAGGGAAGATTTAAGCAAGATAAGGATGAAAATTGCATCACCCTCTGTCAGATACTCAGAATATTTAAGCTGAA TGTTGTGGATTTCTTTAAAGAGATGCCACAATTTTGTCTGAAGGCAGGCCACATTTTAAGTGGTTTGTATGGCTTAGATTGGGAGAAGAGGCTTGAG GTAAAAGAGCTACAGGCAAACATTGTCCACTTGTGTCTTCTTAGCAG GTACTATAAGCGGGCATACCAGGAGTTGTTCATGCATACTGATTCAAATAATGGTCATGATTCAGCGATTTCTGCTGGTTCAAAGGGATGCATTTCTGATTACCATCAATTTGGATGGTTGTTATTTTTAGCTCTTCGTATGCATGCATTTGGTCACTTCAAGGATCTTGTGACGTGTACTAATGGATTAGTTTCAATCCTG GCTATACTTATTCTTCATGTGCCCATCCATGCCAGGATGTTTAGAATTCAAGATTCACCAATTTTTG CTAAAAAATCTGACAAAGGTGTCAACCTTTTAGCCTCTCTATGTGACAAATATGATGCTTCGGAGGATGAATTGAGAAGAATATTGGAAATGACAAATAACTTGATAGTGGATATCTTGAAGAAAAAACCATGCGCAGCTTCAGATGTAAAGAGTGAATGCCTGGCTTACATTGACACAG CTGGTTTGACCTATTTTGATGAACTATTGGGGGAAAAATCACTACAGTCAAATATACTTATCTTTGAGAAAAATTACAATGATGCAATCCTTAAAGGAGAACTGGATGAGAGAATGTTTGTTAATGATGAGGACAGTCTAATTGGCAGTGGAAGCTTGTCTGGGGGTGTCATTAACATGTGCGGAACAAAG AGAAAGTATGACATATTTGCTTCACCAGCAAAGTCCATTACCGGCCCAATGTCTCCTCCATGTTCTCCTGGTTCACCCTTGAACAGAAGTCTTATTGGGTGCAGTAAGTTGGCTCCTGTTACGCCAGTTAGCTCTGCCATGACTATGGCAAAGTGGCTTCGAAACATTATATCTCCTCTTCCTTCAAAACCTTCAGCAGAGCTTCTACATTTCCTTTCAACATGTGACAAGGATTTAACGAGTGATATTACACAACGGGCCAGCATTATTCTTGGAGCAATTTTTCCATGTTCTTCATTTGGAGATAGGTGTACTTCGGGAGGTATGCAAAGTGCTGCTCAGATGGATAGCTTATGGGCCGAGCAGAGAAAGTTGGAGGCACTTAAGTTATACTACAGGGTTTTGGAGGCAATGTGTAGAGCAGAGTCACATATTCTTCATGGAAGTAATCTTACTTCATTGTTATCAAATGAACGGTTTCACCGTTGCATGCTTGCTTGTTCAGCTGAACTGGTTTTGACTGCACATAAAACTGTTTCTTTGATGTTTCCTGCTGTTTTGGAGAAAACTGGCATTACAGCTTTTGATTTGAGTAAGGTAATTGAAAGTTTTGTCCGCCATGAAGAAAGTCTTCCACGGGAGTTAAAAAGACATTTAAATTCCTTAGAAGAGAGGCTATTAGAAAGCATGGCATGGGAAAAAGGTTCCACAATGTACAATTCTTTGGTAGTAGCAAGACCATCTCTCTCTCCAGAAATAAATCGTTTAGGACTATTAGCTGAACCAATGCCTTCTCTAGATACTATTGCTGAGAATTGTAATGTTTCTGCTGGAGGCTTTCAGTTACCTTTCCAGAAGTGTGAGCATGCCATTG ACCAAAACAGGGATCCCAGATCTCCCAAGAAAGCatgcaatgaatacagaaatgtGCTTATAGAACGCAATTTCCTAGCATCGCCGTCCAAGGATCGTTCCTTCAACAGTCCCAAATCTAAAGCACCTCCTCTGCAGTCTTCTTTTGCAAG TCCAACACGTCCAAGTCCCACTGGAGGAGGGGAAACTTGTGCTGAAGCAGGGATCAACATCTTTTTTAGTAAG ATCACAAAGCTTGCAGCCATCAGAATCAAAAGTTTGAGTGAAAGGCTTCAGTTGTCCCAGCAAATCTCGGAACATGTCTATTTTCTCATTCAGCAGATCCTTGCTCATCGTACTGTCCTATTTTTCAAACGACATATTGATCAGTTAATTCTTTGTTGCTTCTATGGAGTTGCTAAG ATTTTTCAACTCAGCTTAACCTTTAAAGAGATCATCTACAACTACAGAAAGCAGCCACAATGCAAACCTCAAGTCTTTCGAAGTGTTTTCATTCACTGGCCATCAACTAGCCGAAGCGGA ACAGGACAGGAGCATGTAGATATTATTACCTTTTACaatgaggtatttgttccttctGTGAAGCCCTTGTTGGTTGAACTGGGGTCAACCAGTGTGAGTAGCAGAAGCAAGAAATCCACTGAAGAGAAAATTAGTTCTGATA GCCAAATTCCAGGGTCACCTATGTTGTCCTCATTTCCACACCTTCCAGACATGTCGCCAAAGAAAGTTTCTGCTGTCCACAATGTTTATGTTTCCCCTCTGCGATCATCAAAG ATCGATGCCTTGCTCTCACCGAGTTCAAAGAGTTACTATGCATGTGTTGGCGAAAGTACACATGCTTTCCAGAGTCCTTCAAAAGATCTGTCAGCCATCAATAATCGTTTAAACTG TGGAAGAAAGGTCAATGGCAGACTCAACTTTGATGTGGTAAGCGACTTTGTTGTTGCTAGGAGTCTCCAAAATGGTGGTCCTGTCTCTCCAGGAACTGCTGCTCCAGCTCCTGTAGTAAACATAGCTGTAAAAGCAGAGCAACCTGATAGTTGA